The sequence below is a genomic window from Zhongshania aliphaticivorans.
CCGCGCCGGATCTTCAATGAGGTCTTTTATTGCCACCAAAAACTGTACGGCGTCTTTGCCATCGACCAAGCGATGATCGTAAGACAAGGCCAAGTACATCATTGGCAGAATAACGACTTCCCCGTTCACCGCCATGGGTCGATCTTGGATTTTATGCATGCCCAAAATCGCGGTTTGCGGTGGATTCAAAATCGGCGTAGATAGCAATGAACCGAACACGCCACCGTTGGTAATCGTGAATGTACCGCCGGTCATGTCTTCCATGCTAAGTTTGCCGTCTTTAGCGCGCAGACCGTACTCTCTAATCTTTTCTTCGATCTTGGCCATGCTCATGTTTTCTGCGTCGCGCAGTACTGGAACAACCAAACCTTTTTCGGTAGATACAGCCACACCCACGTCTTGGAAACCGTGGTAGACAACATCATCGCCGTCAATGGACGCGTTCACAGCGGGGAAGCGTTTCAATGCTTCACACGCGGCCTTAACAAAAAAGCCCATAAAACCTAAACGCGTGCCATTGTGCGACTTTTCAAACAAATCTTTGTACTGGCTACGCAGATCCATAACTGGCTTCATATTGACTTCATTAAAGGTCGTCAACATGGCGGTGGTGTGGGTCGCTTCCAGCAGGCGCTCGGCAATACGCTTACGCAGGCGGGTCATAGGCACCCGCTTTTCTACACGCTCACCGGCAGGCACATCGACAGCAACAGGAGCCGAAGGCTTAGCAGCAGCTGCGCTTGGCGCTGAAGTAGACACCGCGGGCTTGTGATTGACCACATCCTCTTTGGTAATCACACCGCCTTTACCGGTGCCAGTAACCGCAGCCGCATCAATGCCCTTTTCTTCAAGCATTTTACGCGCAGCTGGACTAATTTTTAAATCTTGCGCACTGGCAGCGGGCGCCGCTTCGGCTTCAGCTGGAGCACTCGCTGCAGACGCCGCCGCCCCTTCTTCAAAAAGAGCAACCACTTCGTCGCTCAGCACGGTTTCGCCTTCTGGTTTCAGTATTTCTTTTAGTACGCCGTCAGCGGGCGCCACAACTTCTAACACCACTTTATCGGTTTCTATATCGACCAGCGGCTCATCACGCAGCACTGCTTCGCCTACCTG
It includes:
- the odhB gene encoding 2-oxoglutarate dehydrogenase complex dihydrolipoyllysine-residue succinyltransferase; this translates as MSIEIKAPTFPESVADGSIATWHKQVGEAVLRDEPLVDIETDKVVLEVVAPADGVLKEILKPEGETVLSDEVVALFEEGAAASAASAPAEAEAAPAASAQDLKISPAARKMLEEKGIDAAAVTGTGKGGVITKEDVVNHKPAVSTSAPSAAAAKPSAPVAVDVPAGERVEKRVPMTRLRKRIAERLLEATHTTAMLTTFNEVNMKPVMDLRSQYKDLFEKSHNGTRLGFMGFFVKAACEALKRFPAVNASIDGDDVVYHGFQDVGVAVSTEKGLVVPVLRDAENMSMAKIEEKIREYGLRAKDGKLSMEDMTGGTFTITNGGVFGSLLSTPILNPPQTAILGMHKIQDRPMAVNGEVVILPMMYLALSYDHRLVDGKDAVQFLVAIKDLIEDPARILLEV